From the genome of Diceros bicornis minor isolate mBicDic1 chromosome 3 unlocalized genomic scaffold, mDicBic1.mat.cur SUPER_3_unloc_1, whole genome shotgun sequence, one region includes:
- the LOC131402005 gene encoding proline-rich protein HaeIII subfamily 1-like codes for MAQPVAFGDTHYNNHDKNVHSFCYYNCAVPKAPEFASGHLETESQSVNMHLKSRVATGLDPRKGMEGFYSSPPRAASPSSSDPKGPPGLSPSTPAPYRVRPAHLAVRGRPDPGTPLLGGDPERTCVPSPERPGVGESQARVRGALRRGARGRAGTGARLLQPGAGTRGAEPWPAAPNSSAATATSSGAAPPPAGPRRPWLGSRRIRARGAGPRGSCSEVAARGALGARPFLPRPRPSGRSPRPGGSLNQPPEGRAASAATNPAARLGGGGPDPGLLMP; via the exons ATGGCGCAGCCCGTGGCATTCGGTGACACCCACTATAATAATCATGATAAAAACGTCCACTCCTTCTGCTACTATAACTGTGCTGTTCCCAAGGCGCCGGAGTTTGCCTCCGGACATCTGGAAACAGAATCCCAAAGTGTAAACATGCACCTGAAGTCCAGGGTAGCCACGGGCCTCGATCCCAGGAAGGGGATGGAGGGATTCTACAGTTCCCCGCCCCGGGCAGCGTCACCTAGCAGCAGCGACCCCAAGGGACCCCCCGGTCTGTCACCCTCGACTCCGGCTCCTTACCGTGTGCGCCCCGCGCATTTGGCTGTCCGTGGCCGCCCGGACCCAGGGACCCCACTTCTCGGAGGCGACCCAGAGAGGACGTGTGTCCCCTCTCCGGAGCGACCTGGGGTCGGAGAGAGCCAGGCACGGGTCCGAGGCGCGCTCCGGAGAGGCGCCCGCGGCAGAGCAGGCACTGGCGCAAGGTTGCTCCAGCCCGGGGCCGGCACGCGGGGCGCGGAGCC GTGGCCCGCGGCGCCCAACAGCAGCGCGGCcacggccaccagcagcggcGCGGCGCCGCCCCCCGCCGGCCCCCGGCGCCCATGGCTGGGGTCCCGACGGATCAGAGCGCGCGGCGCCGGCCCGCGAGGGTCGTGCTCCGAGGTGGCCGCCCGAGGGGCGCTGGGGGCGCGTCCTTTTCTTCCACGCCCGCGGCCCTCGGGTCGCAGCCCCCGCCCGGGAGGCTCCTTGAATCAGCCGCCGGAGGGGCGCGCGGCCTCGGCCGCTACAAATCCGGCGGCGCGGCTCGGCGGAGGCGGCCCCGACCCCGGGCTACTGATGCCGTAG